CGCACTATTAAGACGGATTGTCCAGCCGGAGCCATGGTCCCATATGATGAGGCAATAGTGATCGGCTGGAAACTTGCTCGTGCCCCAATCCACAAAATCTTTGAGCGTATGCCAGTCTGCCATATCGAGTTCGCCCAAAGAGTCGTCAAGCCGCACCGATGCCATCTTTGAGGTATTTGTATCTCTGGTAATCAGATAACGACGGGTATCGGTCCAGTCATCGTTTGTGGAGTCGTAGCCCGGCGCCCGGTCCATTTGGACTATTACACGCACATTCTTTGTCGAACCGACCATTTCCATCTGGTTGAAGTTGTTTATCCCGGCACTTTCCAGATCGTTGTCCGCATCGAGATATACCAGAACAGTCCATGTGCCGTGCTGCTCGGCTTCCTGTTCAGTATAGATGAGGTCTTCAGTTGTGGCTGACGAACTTGCTGAGCCTCCTCCACCACCGCAGCCGCAGAGGATGGCAGCAAGGAAGGAAAGCGTTAGTATTAATTGGCAGTAGCGACTTATTGTATGCATACTAACAAAGATTATGGCAGATTATACGGCGATTGCAAACTATTTCTTGCTCCCTATTCTCCATATTCTCTTGTTGGGAAGTAATAGTGCTCGCAAGCATGCATATCGGTGGCAATACTATGGGCAGTTGCACCCTCTCTCGGCATTTATCTGATCTCATATTGCTGGATATCTACAAAGTCATGTGTTATCATTACATCGATGCTATTGCATTTATCAACCAACTGGCGCAATATAGCATTAGCATTCGACTGGACAGCACCTCTTTGCCGAGGTAATGGATAAGGGTGAGTATGAGAATCAATAAGGCATTACTGACGTTTCTTAAGGGATTGCTGCCGTTTATCGGTTTGGCTCTCCTCGTTGCTTTTGGTATTTATCTATCAGCCACTGCAAAGCCGTCTTCAAGTAAAGTAAAAAATATACGCTGGGTGGTAGATCCGCATCCGATAAGACCGACTACCATTGCATTATTTGAGAAAAATAACCCTGGCATTCATGTCATAAACGACCCGGATGCTGCATCTCAAAGACTGCTTACTCAACTTGCCGGAAATGTTCCCCCTGATATAATGACCATCTATTCCCTCGATCAGCTCAATAAATTCGCAAAAACCGGACTTTTGCTTGATCTTACACCATATGTCAAAAAGTATAAGATTCCCGTTGATGAACTCTGGCCTCAGTTGAAATCCTATGTCTACTACAAAGGCAAGGTCGTTGGAATACCTGAAAACGGCGGAAACATGTATATGTTTTATAATAAGAAACTCTTCAGGCAAGCAGGAGTGCCATATCCTAAAGAGGGCTGGACCTGGGACGACTATATTGATGCGGCAAAAAAACTTACCGTGTACAAAGTTGTAAACGGCAGAAAAATGCCGGTTCAAAAGGGTTTGTATGTAGACAACATACCATGCATCTTTATCTGGAAATATGGAGGCAGCTTCTTTAGCCCTGACGGCAAGAAATGCTTGATGGACTCGAAAGAATGTAAGGAAGGCATTCGTTATTGGTATGATCTGAGGATGAAATACCATGTGCTTCCAACCGGCGAGGAAACGAGTAGTATGGCCTCGATGGGTGGCTATGGCGGCGCATTTCTGCTTTTTGCTCAGAGCAAAGCCGCAATGGTTATCACCGGCAGATATATGGTGCCTCAATTCCGTGTACAAAAAGGTTTGGAGTGGGACGTGGCGCCTTATCCTCGAGGAAAGTATACAGCTGCGCCATTTCTCAGCAAGTGCTATGCGATTCCGAAAGCATGCAAAAATAAAGAGACCGCAATCAAGTTTCTCTGCAACATTTTGAGCAGGGAAAATCAGAAGTTGATATCTGATTTTGCCGACGGCCTTCCGTCCCGCAACTCACCTGAAGTAATAAAAGACTATCTATATAACCCGGAATACCCCAACGAAACCAAGAACCAACTGTTTATTGACGAGCTTAAATTCGGCCGCGATATCGAGTGGTCACCATATATTTCCGGCGCAGACCAGGCTGCTATTACCAATATTGAACTGGACAAGATGTGGCTTGAGGGACAGTCACCGGATGACGCCTGTAACAATATAGCTAGGAAAATAAACGAAGTGATTCGCCGCAACCTGGCAAACCCCAATTTCCTGAAATGAGAGGCTCTGCAGTGTCAAAGACTAATATACAAAAGAAAAGCTCCAAGAGAGACTTATCAAGTAATGCTTTTCGCGAAACCATGGCAGCATATGGTTTCTTGTTGCCGAACTTTCTGGGCTTTGCAATCTTCACTGCGATCCCGGTTGTTGTGTCGCTGTTTATGGCATTCACCTATTGGAACATCTTCTCCAAGCCTATATGGATTGGGCTGGACAACTTCAGGAGTCTCTTGTGGTTCCGACATGACGGCGGTCATCTGGTTCCAAATGATCCGTTTTTCTGGCAATATCTCTATAACACCGTTTTCTTGATGATGGGAATCCCGCTTGGTATGGCCGGCAGCCTAATCCTCGCCTTGATGCTGAACCAGAAGATCAAGGGAGTGGTGTTCTTCAGGACTGTATATTTCCTGCCATCCGTATCCGCAGGTGTGGCGCTGCTGATCCTGTGGAAGTATATCTTCAACTCAGAAGTGGGACTGTTGAACCAGTGTATAAGATCCGCCGGCGCAGTTATTTATGCGAGCAAACCGCTCGCCATGCTCTTTACCATATTCTGCGCGGCTGTCTTCGGCTTAATTATAATCGGTATTATTGCTTCAGTGCTTTCTTTTCTGTCGTGGATATGCGAGAAGCTAAAATTCTACTGGCCTGAGTGGCTTTACCGCATCCTTGTCATACTATCAAGCGCAGCAGTTTATATTATAATTGCCGCATATGGCAGAAGTTTCTTTGTAACAATGAGTAACTTCATGGGTGATCCTCCCAACTGGCTTGGAATGGTCAGCTGGGCCAAACCCTCACTTATGTTTATGGGCTTTTGGGGAAGCATCGGCGGCTTTAATGCAATTCTATATTTGGCGGCACTGCAGGGTGTCCCTAGATCTATGTATGAAGCAGCAGAAATTGACGGCGCAAGCGGCTGGAAGAAATTCTGGTCGGTGACATGGCCTATGATAAGCCCGACCACATTTTATATTATGATAATGGGTGTTATCGCGGGAATGCAGAGTGGATTTATGCAGGCCAAGATTATGACCGGCGGCGGACCTGTCGGCAGCACGACAACACTTGAGTACTATCTTTACAAAACCGCTTTTGAAAACTTCAATATGGGATATGCTTCGGCTATATCCTGGTTTATATTTATTGTGGTGTTGATGTTGACTTTGATTACCTGGAAATTAGGTGGACAGTTGGTGAGTTATGAATAAGCTGGGGTTGGGAACGAAAATATTTCTCTACGTCATACTGACTTTGGGTGCAATTTCTATGGTCATCCCGTTCTTGTGGATGTTGAGCACTTCGATCAAGCAGCCGGGTGAAGTTTTCTCCACGACCGGCGGAATCAAGTGGATCCCGGAACATTTCTTCTGGCATGACACTATGGTAGACGGAAAGCTGGTTAGAGCCTGGTGGGGAAATTATCCGGATGCCTGGAATGCCGTCAATTTGCCCAGACTTTATCTCAACAGTATATATGTCGCAGTTTGTGTGACGCTTGGACAGGTCTCAACCAGTATTATGGCTGCTTTCTCATTTGCACGGCTTCGCTTCCCGGGCAGAGACAGACTCTTCCTTGCATATCTGGCGACTATGATGATCCCCGGATCGGTGACTATGATCCCGGTCTTTGTTATATTCAAACATCTCGGGCTTATCAATACCTACTCAGCATTGATTATTCCGGGTATGTTCAGCGCAGGCGGAACATTTATGCTCAGGCAGTTCTTCATGAGCCTGCCCGGTGAACTTGAAGATGCGGCTAAGATAGACGGCTGCGGATATATCGGCATTCTTCGCAATGTTGTTATCCCGCTATCAAAGCCCGCTATCGCCACTATTACTACCTTTACATTTATGGGGTCATGGGGCGGTTTCATGTGGCCGTTGGTTGTCACGATATCAGAACAACTCCGTACCATCCCAATCGGCTTGAACTATTTCGTCGGCGTAAATTTCACGAACTACACCCAGATGATGGCCGTGTCGATGATGGCGGTCATACCCGTGATCCTGTTGTTTATATTCAACCAGAGATATTTTGTCGAGGGCATCAAGATGTCCGGCTTTGGCGGCAGGTAGGTCGACAAAGGCCGTTAATTTTATAATGCCGGGCGTTTAGCAATTTAAGCGCCCGGCATTAAATTGTTATTGGAAGGATTTTGCTATGAATGACATGGTCGTACTCTTTCAAGGTGACAGCGTGACGGACTGCACAAGGCTGCAGGAACCGAATGGCCTTGGTTTGGGCTACCCGATGATGATCGCAGCGACGTATGCATCCAAATATCCTGAAGATAGGGTCGAGTTTGTAAACCGAGGAATCAGCGGTAATAGAGTCAGGGACCTTCGCTCCCGCTGGCAGACGGACTGCATAGATATCAAGCCCGATTTGGTTTCAATATTGATCGGCATCAATGATACCTGGCGCCGTTATGACAGCAATGACCCGACCTCCGCCGAAGCGTATGAGCAGGACTATCGTGACATTTTGACTCGCACGCGCGAAAACACGGATGCATTCATTATTATGATGGAGCCGTTCGTGCTTCCTTACCCTGATGACCGGCTTGCATGGCGAGAGGACCTGGACCCGAAGATACATGTGGTTCGCAAGCTCGCCAGGGAATTTGAAGCGGCCCTGATACCGCTTGATGGACTCTTTGCCCAGGCCGCATGCCGCCGCGAACCTCAGTTTTGGGCAGCAGACGGCGTCCATCCAACACTAAACGGGCATGCTTTGATAGCAAGGTTATGGCTGGATGCGGTTGAGGAACTGGGTATATTATAATGCCTCTACCTATTTTGGAGGGACAACATGAAAGCAATGCTTGACAGACTCGCCGCAGGGGAAATATTGGTCTCAGACGGCGCAATGGGCACATTTTTGCAGGCCAAGGGACTGCTGCCAGGTGAATCACCTGAACTTTGGTGTATTACGCATCCTGACGTGGTGAAGGACATAGCCGAATCGTATATTGCAGCAGGAAGCGACATCATTGAAACCAACTCCTTCGGCGGCACAAGCTATAAACAGAAAGAATACGGCTTGGAAGATAGAGTCGCTGAGATTAACACTGCTGCAGCAAAGATAGCAAAAGATGCTATGGGCGAAAGTGGATATGTCGCGGCGTCCGTCGGTCCCACGGGGCGGATTCCATACGACGAAGGCGGCGATGCTTCCAATGAGGACCTCTA
The DNA window shown above is from bacterium and carries:
- a CDS encoding SGNH/GDSL hydrolase family protein produces the protein MNDMVVLFQGDSVTDCTRLQEPNGLGLGYPMMIAATYASKYPEDRVEFVNRGISGNRVRDLRSRWQTDCIDIKPDLVSILIGINDTWRRYDSNDPTSAEAYEQDYRDILTRTRENTDAFIIMMEPFVLPYPDDRLAWREDLDPKIHVVRKLAREFEAALIPLDGLFAQAACRREPQFWAADGVHPTLNGHALIARLWLDAVEELGIL
- a CDS encoding sugar ABC transporter substrate-binding protein, with product MRINKALLTFLKGLLPFIGLALLVAFGIYLSATAKPSSSKVKNIRWVVDPHPIRPTTIALFEKNNPGIHVINDPDAASQRLLTQLAGNVPPDIMTIYSLDQLNKFAKTGLLLDLTPYVKKYKIPVDELWPQLKSYVYYKGKVVGIPENGGNMYMFYNKKLFRQAGVPYPKEGWTWDDYIDAAKKLTVYKVVNGRKMPVQKGLYVDNIPCIFIWKYGGSFFSPDGKKCLMDSKECKEGIRYWYDLRMKYHVLPTGEETSSMASMGGYGGAFLLFAQSKAAMVITGRYMVPQFRVQKGLEWDVAPYPRGKYTAAPFLSKCYAIPKACKNKETAIKFLCNILSRENQKLISDFADGLPSRNSPEVIKDYLYNPEYPNETKNQLFIDELKFGRDIEWSPYISGADQAAITNIELDKMWLEGQSPDDACNNIARKINEVIRRNLANPNFLK
- a CDS encoding sugar ABC transporter permease, with translation MSKTNIQKKSSKRDLSSNAFRETMAAYGFLLPNFLGFAIFTAIPVVVSLFMAFTYWNIFSKPIWIGLDNFRSLLWFRHDGGHLVPNDPFFWQYLYNTVFLMMGIPLGMAGSLILALMLNQKIKGVVFFRTVYFLPSVSAGVALLILWKYIFNSEVGLLNQCIRSAGAVIYASKPLAMLFTIFCAAVFGLIIIGIIASVLSFLSWICEKLKFYWPEWLYRILVILSSAAVYIIIAAYGRSFFVTMSNFMGDPPNWLGMVSWAKPSLMFMGFWGSIGGFNAILYLAALQGVPRSMYEAAEIDGASGWKKFWSVTWPMISPTTFYIMIMGVIAGMQSGFMQAKIMTGGGPVGSTTTLEYYLYKTAFENFNMGYASAISWFIFIVVLMLTLITWKLGGQLVSYE
- a CDS encoding carbohydrate ABC transporter permease; this encodes MNKLGLGTKIFLYVILTLGAISMVIPFLWMLSTSIKQPGEVFSTTGGIKWIPEHFFWHDTMVDGKLVRAWWGNYPDAWNAVNLPRLYLNSIYVAVCVTLGQVSTSIMAAFSFARLRFPGRDRLFLAYLATMMIPGSVTMIPVFVIFKHLGLINTYSALIIPGMFSAGGTFMLRQFFMSLPGELEDAAKIDGCGYIGILRNVVIPLSKPAIATITTFTFMGSWGGFMWPLVVTISEQLRTIPIGLNYFVGVNFTNYTQMMAVSMMAVIPVILLFIFNQRYFVEGIKMSGFGGR